One window of Pseudacidobacterium ailaaui genomic DNA carries:
- a CDS encoding family 43 glycosylhydrolase, which translates to MSFLKAAALAAVCSFALAFGQTNPPLHVSWPATYTNPLTLRTANGPAESCPDPAIIKQRQSGFDTWYLYCTGDPLNSADVDANGNLRPHLILQFKSYDLVHWTYLSDAFQKTPAWVGTATAQLWAPAVKHFNGKYYLYYVAPNTMQGGSAIGVATSASPAGPWVDSGAPVVAPENNPYNNAPGRAVIDPDVIEDNAGQRYIAYGSFNGGISIRKLSADGLTSDPASEQQLAIDNYYEGANFWKHDGYYYLMVSASTCCDGPLSGYSVRVGRALTPLGPFVDKNGVSLNTFAPGGTFVIAANGNHWGGPGGNVVFTDDSGQDYMLYHAVDLNAPYFDGFPGVTRRPALIDPIDWVDGWPVVRGGLYASAGKQPAPAAQPWQYNTYVAKDETVMDLPGQKIAALSDEFNSMTLSPQWHFVHPQANNTYTLTGSAYEVQTQGPDEASDPAQVSILAEPVPATGDWMVETKVTTSVPFDNSCCYNYAQGALFIYLNDQNSIKLDVVPIWDTRQVEFGKQVGPVPQNYPTYDHQVVGPPSTTTWLRIVRRGHGDAGELYTAYSSNDGEHWVKGGTWQHQLGSSAQIGISAENTAGFTMDFDYVRVYRLK; encoded by the coding sequence ATGTCTTTTCTCAAAGCGGCCGCTTTGGCAGCCGTATGTTCCTTCGCCCTAGCCTTTGGCCAGACGAACCCTCCGCTGCATGTTTCCTGGCCTGCAACTTACACGAACCCCCTAACGCTGAGGACGGCAAATGGGCCAGCGGAGAGCTGCCCGGACCCGGCGATCATCAAGCAGAGACAGAGCGGGTTTGACACCTGGTATTTGTACTGCACGGGTGATCCGCTCAACTCTGCTGATGTGGATGCTAACGGCAATCTCAGGCCGCATCTGATTCTGCAATTCAAGTCCTATGACCTGGTGCACTGGACGTATCTCAGCGATGCGTTCCAGAAGACCCCGGCATGGGTGGGAACAGCGACGGCGCAACTGTGGGCGCCGGCGGTGAAGCACTTCAACGGCAAATATTACCTGTACTACGTGGCGCCGAACACGATGCAGGGTGGCAGCGCCATTGGGGTAGCGACGAGCGCGAGTCCGGCGGGGCCGTGGGTGGACAGCGGCGCACCGGTGGTGGCGCCGGAGAACAATCCTTATAACAACGCGCCGGGGCGGGCGGTGATTGATCCGGACGTGATCGAAGACAATGCAGGGCAACGCTACATTGCCTATGGCAGCTTTAACGGCGGCATCAGCATTCGCAAGCTCTCGGCAGACGGGTTGACCTCAGACCCGGCCTCAGAGCAGCAGCTTGCGATTGACAACTACTACGAGGGGGCGAACTTCTGGAAGCACGATGGGTACTACTACCTGATGGTTTCCGCGTCCACATGCTGCGATGGTCCGCTGAGTGGGTACAGTGTGCGGGTAGGACGGGCGTTGACGCCGCTGGGTCCTTTTGTTGACAAGAACGGGGTGTCACTGAACACCTTTGCTCCGGGCGGGACGTTTGTGATTGCGGCCAATGGCAACCACTGGGGCGGGCCGGGAGGCAATGTGGTTTTTACCGACGACTCAGGGCAGGACTATATGCTGTACCACGCCGTAGACCTGAATGCGCCCTATTTTGATGGATTTCCGGGGGTGACGCGGCGGCCTGCACTGATTGATCCAATTGACTGGGTGGACGGATGGCCGGTGGTGCGCGGCGGACTTTATGCTTCTGCCGGGAAGCAGCCTGCTCCGGCGGCGCAGCCGTGGCAGTACAACACATATGTTGCGAAGGACGAGACAGTGATGGACCTTCCGGGACAGAAGATTGCCGCCTTGTCCGATGAGTTCAACAGCATGACGCTCTCGCCGCAATGGCACTTTGTGCATCCGCAGGCCAACAATACCTATACGCTGACGGGCAGTGCGTATGAGGTGCAGACGCAAGGGCCGGATGAAGCTTCAGACCCGGCGCAGGTTTCGATTCTGGCAGAGCCGGTGCCGGCAACGGGCGACTGGATGGTGGAAACGAAGGTGACGACGAGCGTGCCGTTTGACAACTCGTGCTGCTACAACTACGCGCAGGGGGCGCTGTTCATCTATCTGAATGACCAGAACAGCATCAAGCTGGATGTGGTGCCGATCTGGGACACGCGGCAAGTGGAGTTTGGCAAGCAGGTGGGTCCGGTGCCGCAGAATTATCCAACGTATGACCATCAGGTGGTGGGACCTCCATCGACGACAACGTGGCTGCGCATTGTGCGGCGGGGGCATGGAGATGCAGGCGAACTGTATACCGCCTACAGCTCTAACGACGGAGAGCATTGGGTGAAGGGGGGTACGTGGCAGCACCAGCTTGGGTCGAGCGCGCAGATCGGGATCTCGGCGGAGAATACGGCCGGCTTCACGATGGATTTTGATTATGTGCGGGTGTACCGGCTGAAATAA
- a CDS encoding Pr6Pr family membrane protein, which translates to MLATGALIGAAGIGMQFYFMMQVPGVSRAEAVVRFFSFFTILTNLLVTVGYLAPLLAPGTAVGRVMARAAVRGGTLVYIVVVGVVYNLLLRQLYHPKGWAKAADVLVHDAAPVFYLLYWLLFARKAGLRAAHAGKWLLYPLAYLIYTMLRGAVVGYYPYPFVDAAVLGYARVLMNAAGLTAVFWVLGLMVVAAARGAAD; encoded by the coding sequence ATGCTGGCAACCGGCGCGCTGATTGGGGCTGCGGGCATCGGGATGCAGTTTTATTTCATGATGCAGGTCCCAGGCGTTTCACGGGCAGAAGCAGTGGTGCGCTTTTTCAGCTTCTTTACGATTCTGACGAACCTGCTGGTGACTGTGGGATATCTGGCGCCGCTGCTGGCACCGGGGACGGCGGTGGGAAGGGTGATGGCCCGAGCGGCGGTGCGTGGGGGGACCCTGGTCTATATCGTCGTGGTGGGAGTGGTGTACAACCTGCTTCTGCGGCAGCTTTATCATCCGAAGGGATGGGCAAAGGCGGCCGATGTTCTGGTGCATGACGCTGCTCCTGTTTTCTACCTTCTCTACTGGCTCCTGTTTGCCAGGAAGGCGGGGCTGCGTGCGGCCCATGCGGGCAAGTGGCTGCTGTATCCGCTGGCCTACCTGATCTATACGATGCTACGCGGTGCGGTCGTGGGGTATTATCCATATCCATTTGTGGACGCAGCGGTGCTGGGGTATGCGCGGGTGCTGATGAATGCGGCGGGACTGACGGCCGTCTTCTGGGTGCTGGGACTCATGGTGGTGGCCGCCGCCCGAGGGGCTGCGGACTAA
- a CDS encoding DUF4142 domain-containing protein, which translates to MKMKKALCCLTLTLSGAATLLPIHAIAQSDDDKKFLAKVSQADVDEVKLSELAQQKATNPAVKAYANKMVKEHKIMAANFRPFAESWGVTPPADLDEDGQKAWNKLNGLSGSDFDKEYIDQMLSDHAKVYDEYKDEAKDTQDKKFQAAVLKNKTMVAAHKNMAWDLKKKL; encoded by the coding sequence ATGAAAATGAAAAAAGCATTATGTTGCTTGACCCTGACTCTCAGCGGAGCTGCAACACTTCTCCCCATCCACGCCATCGCCCAGTCCGACGATGACAAGAAATTTCTGGCGAAAGTCAGCCAGGCCGATGTCGACGAGGTGAAGCTCAGCGAACTGGCACAACAGAAAGCCACCAATCCGGCCGTAAAAGCCTACGCCAACAAGATGGTGAAGGAACATAAAATCATGGCCGCAAACTTCCGGCCCTTCGCTGAATCCTGGGGCGTTACGCCACCTGCAGACCTCGATGAAGACGGCCAGAAGGCCTGGAACAAACTCAACGGCCTTTCTGGATCAGACTTCGACAAGGAGTACATTGACCAGATGTTGAGCGACCACGCCAAGGTCTACGATGAATACAAGGATGAGGCCAAAGACACACAGGACAAGAAGTTCCAGGCCGCCGTGCTCAAAAACAAGACCATGGTCGCCGCCCATAAAAATATGGCCTGGGACCTGAAAAAGAAGCTGTAG
- a CDS encoding OsmC family protein, translated as MERTASAVWKGGLKDGKGVISTQSGVLKETQYSFSTRFESGTGTNPEELIAAAHAGCFTMALSAQLSNANLTPESLETTAAVKFEKTDAGFTITAIHLTTRAKVPGASQEAFDTAAENAKKGCPISRLFQGNTEITLDAKLV; from the coding sequence ATGGAACGTACGGCGAGTGCTGTGTGGAAAGGCGGCCTGAAAGACGGCAAAGGCGTAATTTCAACCCAGAGCGGGGTACTGAAGGAGACACAGTACTCCTTTAGCACGCGGTTTGAGAGCGGAACAGGCACAAATCCGGAGGAGCTGATTGCAGCGGCCCATGCCGGGTGCTTTACGATGGCGCTGAGTGCGCAACTCAGCAATGCGAACCTTACGCCGGAGTCGTTGGAGACAACTGCCGCGGTGAAGTTTGAGAAGACGGACGCCGGGTTCACCATTACGGCCATCCATCTGACGACGCGGGCCAAGGTGCCGGGCGCCAGCCAGGAGGCCTTTGATACCGCCGCGGAGAACGCCAAGAAGGGCTGCCCGATATCGAGGCTCTTCCAGGGAAACACGGAGATCACCCTGGACGCGAAGCTGGTCTAA
- a CDS encoding aldehyde dehydrogenase family protein produces the protein MAKSSSPGAIERGFLACGRELQEGREVVVRSPWDQSVVGTVREASHGAVMEAVGSLERSLAATRKLSAHERKRILLAVAEKIAAQKEELARLIVAEAGKPLKAARVEVERAVLTYTTAAEEAVRMTGEVLPLDLLKGNEGRWGMVRRFPAGPVFAITPFNFPLNLVAHKLAPAVAVGCPVLLKPAPQTPLSALRLGDFLLEAGWPAEALAVMLLSNEDAEFLLEQEERLKVLSFTGSAKVGWKLKQKAAKKRVLLELGGNAAMVVHGDWGDVEGVAKKAVLAGTSYAGQSCISVQRVYVERAVFDDFVAQAVKQAGRLVLGDPANEETDVGPVIRESDAERIESWVDEARAGGVTVLAGGSREGCVVEPTLLTGTRRGMKVLDEEVFAPVLAIEPYDDFNAVLDEVNHSPYGLQAGLFTRDVGRIFRAYETLDVGGLIVGDTPTWRIDPMPYGGVKDSGLGREGVRYAMDEMTEPKLLVMAV, from the coding sequence ATGGCGAAGAGTTCCAGCCCGGGTGCGATCGAACGCGGCTTTCTGGCGTGCGGACGGGAATTGCAGGAAGGCCGGGAGGTGGTGGTGCGGTCGCCGTGGGACCAGAGCGTGGTGGGCACGGTACGGGAGGCAAGTCATGGGGCCGTGATGGAAGCTGTGGGCAGCCTGGAGCGGTCATTGGCGGCGACGCGTAAACTTTCAGCGCATGAACGGAAGCGTATCCTGCTGGCCGTAGCGGAGAAGATCGCGGCGCAGAAGGAGGAGCTTGCGCGGCTGATTGTGGCCGAAGCAGGCAAACCGTTGAAGGCGGCGCGGGTGGAAGTTGAGAGGGCGGTGTTGACCTACACCACGGCGGCCGAAGAGGCGGTGCGCATGACGGGCGAGGTGCTGCCGCTGGACCTGCTGAAGGGAAATGAGGGCCGGTGGGGAATGGTACGGCGGTTTCCGGCTGGACCAGTATTTGCGATTACGCCGTTTAACTTTCCGCTGAACCTGGTGGCGCACAAGCTGGCCCCGGCAGTGGCGGTGGGGTGCCCGGTGCTGTTGAAGCCTGCTCCGCAGACGCCCTTGAGTGCACTGAGGCTGGGCGACTTTCTGCTGGAGGCGGGCTGGCCGGCCGAGGCGCTGGCGGTGATGTTGTTGTCCAACGAAGACGCGGAATTTTTGCTGGAGCAGGAGGAGCGGCTGAAGGTGCTGAGCTTTACCGGCAGCGCAAAGGTGGGTTGGAAACTGAAGCAGAAAGCGGCGAAGAAGCGCGTGCTGCTGGAGCTGGGAGGGAATGCGGCAATGGTGGTCCACGGAGACTGGGGCGATGTGGAGGGTGTCGCGAAGAAGGCCGTACTGGCCGGCACCAGCTATGCGGGGCAGAGCTGCATCTCAGTCCAGCGTGTGTATGTGGAGCGCGCGGTGTTTGACGATTTTGTTGCGCAGGCGGTGAAACAGGCGGGGAGGCTGGTGCTGGGGGACCCGGCGAATGAGGAAACCGATGTCGGGCCGGTGATTCGCGAGTCTGACGCAGAGCGGATTGAAAGCTGGGTGGACGAGGCCCGCGCGGGGGGCGTGACGGTGCTTGCCGGCGGCTCGCGCGAAGGCTGCGTAGTAGAGCCGACGCTGCTGACGGGCACGCGGCGCGGAATGAAGGTGCTCGATGAAGAGGTATTTGCGCCGGTGTTGGCGATCGAACCCTACGATGATTTCAATGCGGTCCTGGATGAGGTAAACCACTCGCCGTATGGATTGCAGGCCGGGCTCTTTACGCGCGACGTGGGGCGGATTTTCCGGGCGTATGAAACGCTCGACGTGGGCGGCCTGATTGTGGGCGATACGCCGACGTGGCGGATTGATCCGATGCCCTACGGCGGGGTGAAGGACTCCGGGCTGGGCCGCGAAGGCGTGCGCTACGCCATGGACGAGATGACCGAGCCGAAGCTGCTGGTGATGGCGGTGTGA
- a CDS encoding BPSS1187 family protein — protein MRIVVHSRLPKTTWQEKALLVLTPIVLAGLIFLGVCYDSGLYPAQRLRSLMAKHISARIFLALLLALFVEQLPLHAETEVLRIDPALTGPGIEMVHAPHLALYDPRAVPRHRLVLFLVGTRSKTTSNLEMDTILAQWGYHVISLDYENNVITVVCAHSSDPSAFTHYREEILSGASVSDEVEVDPANSILNRFRKLLVYLVRNDPSGGWEQFVHDGQPAWDRIIVAGHSQGSGHAAYIGQLFRVDRVLMFSGPQDYMDELHRPAPWLSRSSETPPSHFFAFLNLHDPFNVDHQIANCMALMHLTKPQPLMVSPGTSIVGTHQILVNDLPTKMHHNSTLFPDFENVWKYMLTTPLDN, from the coding sequence TTGCGCATTGTTGTGCACAGCCGGCTCCCAAAGACGACCTGGCAGGAAAAAGCGCTGTTGGTCCTTACGCCCATCGTCCTCGCGGGCCTCATCTTTCTGGGAGTGTGCTACGATTCTGGCTTATATCCGGCACAAAGGTTGCGTTCCCTGATGGCGAAACACATCTCTGCCCGCATCTTCCTTGCCTTGCTTCTGGCCCTGTTCGTGGAACAACTCCCCCTGCACGCGGAGACAGAAGTCCTCCGTATCGACCCCGCCCTGACCGGACCCGGCATCGAGATGGTCCATGCCCCGCATCTGGCCCTCTACGACCCCCGCGCCGTACCGCGCCACCGGCTCGTCCTCTTCCTGGTCGGTACCCGCAGCAAAACCACCAGCAATCTGGAGATGGACACAATCCTGGCCCAATGGGGCTATCACGTCATCAGCCTCGACTACGAGAACAACGTCATCACCGTGGTCTGCGCCCACAGTTCCGACCCGTCCGCCTTTACCCACTACCGCGAAGAGATCCTCTCCGGCGCCTCCGTGAGTGACGAAGTCGAAGTCGACCCCGCCAACTCCATTCTGAACAGGTTCCGGAAGCTGCTGGTTTATCTGGTCAGGAACGACCCTTCTGGCGGCTGGGAGCAGTTCGTGCATGATGGCCAGCCTGCCTGGGACCGCATCATCGTCGCCGGCCATTCTCAGGGTTCCGGCCACGCCGCCTACATCGGGCAGCTGTTCCGCGTGGACCGTGTGCTCATGTTCTCCGGCCCGCAGGACTACATGGATGAACTGCATCGGCCTGCGCCCTGGCTTTCACGCAGCAGTGAAACGCCGCCCTCCCATTTCTTCGCCTTTCTCAACCTGCACGACCCCTTCAATGTGGACCATCAGATTGCCAACTGCATGGCCCTCATGCATCTGACCAAGCCTCAGCCCCTCATGGTCAGCCCCGGCACATCCATCGTGGGAACGCATCAGATCCTCGTCAACGACCTGCCCACGAAAATGCACCACAACTCGACCCTTTTTCCCGATTTTGAAAACGTATGGAAATATATGCTGACCACCCCTCTGGACAACTGA
- a CDS encoding DNA-3-methyladenine glycosylase family protein, producing the protein MTDGRRPVRYDAALACRELSAADPKLGLLIQRAGPFALRLKSQHSPFEALLESIIFQQLHGKAAAAILKRLLTLFGEVHPSPEHLLTASDDMLRLAGLSASKMKALRDLAAKTLDGTVPTLAAIRRMSDEEIVERLTQVRGIGVWTVQMLLIFRLGRPDVFPVTDYGVRKGFALTFNRLPKNRPFDATMLALPKEMLRRAEKWRPWRSVASWYLWRACDLNGRPSPPPL; encoded by the coding sequence ATGACTGACGGACGCCGCCCTGTACGATACGATGCCGCACTCGCCTGCCGCGAACTCTCCGCCGCCGATCCGAAACTCGGCCTCCTCATCCAGCGGGCCGGCCCGTTCGCCCTGCGGCTCAAAAGCCAGCACTCCCCCTTTGAAGCGCTGCTGGAATCCATCATCTTCCAGCAGCTTCACGGAAAGGCCGCCGCAGCGATTCTAAAACGCCTGCTCACCTTGTTTGGAGAGGTCCACCCCAGCCCCGAGCACCTTCTTACGGCCAGCGACGACATGCTCCGCTTGGCCGGACTCTCGGCCAGCAAAATGAAGGCCTTGCGCGACCTCGCCGCCAAAACTCTGGATGGCACCGTTCCCACGCTTGCCGCCATCCGCCGCATGAGTGATGAGGAAATCGTGGAAAGACTGACGCAGGTGCGCGGCATCGGTGTCTGGACCGTCCAGATGCTGCTCATCTTCCGCCTCGGCCGCCCCGATGTCTTCCCCGTCACCGACTACGGCGTCCGCAAGGGCTTCGCCCTGACCTTCAACAGATTGCCGAAGAACAGGCCGTTTGACGCCACCATGCTGGCCCTGCCCAAAGAAATGCTCCGCCGCGCTGAAAAGTGGCGCCCCTGGCGCTCGGTGGCAAGCTGGTATCTCTGGCGCGCCTGCGACCTGAACGGTAGACCCTCGCCCCCGCCGCTATGA
- a CDS encoding alpha-glucuronidase family glycosyl hydrolase: protein MTAPRFLRLLCLLLVFALVHHLSAESGQAAWLRYAPVENQPADVWLPHSIVLLDHSLVAQSAASELQRGLRGMLGREVPVTDVPRSEDAFVLVTVTEAQKYFPWLTPASMGGDGFWLKALRQRGRSQVLIIGANSRGVLYGTFALLRRIAQQQDLSHLDDREVPSAPIRWVDQWDNPDGSIERGYAGRSVFFNQGHVRTDLTRAAEYARLLASVGINGCNVNNVNAAPDVLSSSSLRELARIADAFRPWGVRLALSVSMASPQTIGHLSTFDPLDPQVAAWWRSKADEIYSLIPDFAGFTVKADSEGQLGPSHYGRSPADAANTLARALRPHGGIVLYRTFVYNHHLDWRDPKADRARAAYDIFHPLDGRFDSNVVLQIKHGPIDFQTREPVSPLLGALEHTSEAMEVQVTQEYTGQQRHLCFLVPMWKEVLDFDLHADRAGTPVKDLIAGKTFHRPLGGMVAVANVGLDPNWLGHPLAMANLYGFARLAWDPDLSAQQIAEEWTRLTFGNDPQVVRTITAMQLASWHIYESYTGPLGAGTMTDILGSHYGPGIESAERNGWGQWFRADHQGIGMDRTVATGTGYIGQYHRPVAAMYESLKTCPDNLLLFMHHVPYTEKLHSGQTVIQHIFDTHYQGAEDAAHLVQQWQTLKGRVDEERYAEVLKRLTYQAGHAIVWRDAICEWFQRTSGIADEKGRVGHHPGRIEAESMQLDGYTPVNVTPWETASGGKAVACNRTSGCSASFQFQGNAGRYALAAQYFDLNTGVAHFRLYLNGKLMDAWAADDTLPSSKMDGNTSTRHITGPLPLAPGDTIRIEGLPGGGDVAGLDDVEVYRE, encoded by the coding sequence ATGACCGCTCCTCGCTTTCTCCGTCTCCTCTGCCTGCTGCTCGTCTTCGCCTTGGTCCATCACTTGTCTGCCGAATCCGGCCAGGCCGCCTGGCTCCGCTACGCCCCGGTTGAAAATCAGCCGGCCGATGTCTGGCTGCCGCACTCCATCGTCCTGCTCGACCACAGCCTCGTGGCGCAAAGCGCCGCCTCCGAACTCCAGCGAGGACTGCGCGGGATGCTCGGCAGGGAAGTGCCCGTGACGGACGTCCCCCGTTCGGAGGACGCATTTGTACTCGTCACAGTTACAGAAGCGCAGAAGTACTTTCCCTGGCTCACGCCTGCCTCCATGGGCGGCGATGGCTTCTGGCTCAAAGCGCTCCGCCAGCGCGGACGCAGCCAGGTCCTGATTATCGGGGCAAACAGCCGCGGCGTCCTTTACGGGACCTTCGCGCTCCTCCGCCGCATCGCACAGCAGCAAGACCTCAGCCACCTGGACGACCGCGAGGTCCCCTCTGCTCCCATCCGCTGGGTCGACCAATGGGACAATCCCGATGGCAGCATCGAGCGCGGATACGCGGGCCGCTCCGTCTTCTTCAACCAGGGCCACGTCCGCACCGATCTCACCCGCGCAGCCGAATACGCGCGCCTGCTGGCCTCGGTCGGCATCAACGGCTGCAATGTGAACAACGTCAATGCCGCTCCGGATGTGCTTTCCAGCAGCAGCTTGCGCGAGCTTGCCCGCATCGCCGACGCCTTCCGCCCCTGGGGTGTGCGCCTGGCCCTTTCTGTCAGCATGGCCAGCCCGCAGACCATCGGCCATCTCAGCACTTTCGATCCGCTCGACCCGCAGGTTGCGGCCTGGTGGCGCAGCAAGGCAGATGAAATCTACTCCCTCATCCCCGACTTTGCCGGATTTACCGTCAAGGCCGACTCCGAGGGCCAGCTCGGCCCCTCGCACTATGGCCGCTCGCCTGCGGATGCGGCCAATACCCTGGCCCGCGCCCTCCGGCCTCACGGCGGCATCGTGCTATACCGCACCTTTGTCTACAACCATCATCTGGATTGGCGCGACCCGAAGGCCGACCGCGCCCGCGCCGCCTATGACATCTTCCATCCCCTTGATGGGCGCTTCGACAGCAACGTCGTGCTCCAGATCAAACACGGCCCCATCGACTTCCAGACGCGCGAGCCGGTCTCGCCACTGCTCGGCGCTCTTGAGCACACCAGCGAAGCCATGGAAGTGCAGGTCACGCAGGAGTATACCGGACAGCAGCGTCATCTGTGCTTTCTGGTTCCCATGTGGAAAGAGGTGCTCGACTTTGACCTCCATGCGGACCGCGCAGGCACACCCGTCAAAGACCTGATTGCGGGAAAGACCTTTCACCGCCCGCTGGGTGGAATGGTCGCCGTTGCGAACGTGGGGCTAGACCCCAACTGGCTCGGCCATCCATTGGCCATGGCCAATCTTTACGGGTTCGCGCGGCTGGCCTGGGACCCCGACCTGAGTGCGCAGCAGATCGCCGAAGAGTGGACGCGCCTCACCTTCGGCAATGACCCGCAGGTGGTCCGCACCATCACCGCCATGCAGCTCGCCTCCTGGCACATCTATGAGAGCTATACCGGACCGCTGGGCGCAGGCACCATGACCGACATCCTCGGCTCGCACTACGGACCCGGCATTGAATCGGCCGAGCGCAACGGCTGGGGCCAGTGGTTCCGCGCTGACCACCAAGGCATTGGCATGGACCGCACCGTCGCCACCGGCACCGGCTACATCGGCCAGTATCATCGGCCCGTTGCCGCCATGTATGAGTCGCTCAAAACATGTCCGGACAACCTGCTGCTCTTCATGCACCACGTTCCCTATACCGAAAAGCTGCATTCTGGCCAGACCGTCATCCAGCACATCTTTGACACCCATTACCAGGGCGCCGAAGATGCAGCCCATCTCGTCCAGCAGTGGCAGACACTCAAAGGCCGCGTGGATGAGGAGCGCTACGCCGAAGTCCTCAAGCGGCTCACCTATCAGGCGGGCCATGCCATCGTCTGGCGCGATGCCATCTGCGAGTGGTTCCAGAGGACCTCCGGCATCGCTGACGAAAAAGGCCGCGTCGGACACCATCCCGGCCGCATCGAAGCCGAATCCATGCAGCTTGACGGCTACACACCCGTCAACGTCACCCCCTGGGAAACAGCCTCCGGCGGAAAGGCCGTGGCCTGCAACCGGACCAGCGGCTGCTCGGCGTCGTTTCAGTTTCAGGGCAATGCGGGCCGCTACGCTCTGGCCGCACAGTATTTTGATTTGAACACCGGCGTTGCGCATTTCCGCCTGTACTTAAATGGCAAGCTCATGGATGCGTGGGCCGCAGATGACACGCTGCCTTCTTCCAAAATGGACGGCAACACCTCCACCCGGCACATCACCGGGCCTCTTCCTCTTGCCCCCGGCGATACCATTCGCATCGAGGGACTCCCCGGCGGGGGCGACGTGGCTGGCCTGGATGATGTCGAAGTCTACCGCGAGTAG
- a CDS encoding Rieske 2Fe-2S domain-containing protein, with the protein MARKPRESVVPLGPATELIYNDWYPAMRSEGLRGKELATTVLMGIPMVLGRRADGRIFAMRDLCPHRGIPLSYGWFDGQKLTCKYHGWSFEPCSGQCVEIPSLTSRDTLDPKRIYGTAFPCQERDGYAWVYVPGPGKGRVTNGDALPPVPELPKFSAKFRSQHLTADLPCNVDHGIIGLMDPAHGPFVHQSWWWRKQASIHEKEKHFEPIEQGFRMASHTPSANSAPYKLLGVYGEAITTTIDFVLPNRRYETIRAGDKWFSSITTVTPTVTNACRIDVYAAWNVFYHVPFVTAIATFFGRRFVAQDQVTMVQQAEGLKHDPALMLIDDADRPAKWYFALKQARLEAEKTGTPMKHPMDGPVTLHWRS; encoded by the coding sequence ATGGCCAGGAAACCTAGAGAAAGTGTGGTCCCGCTGGGGCCGGCGACGGAGCTGATTTACAACGACTGGTATCCGGCGATGCGCAGCGAGGGGTTGCGCGGCAAGGAGCTGGCGACCACGGTACTAATGGGCATTCCGATGGTGCTGGGGCGGCGTGCGGACGGGCGCATTTTTGCCATGCGCGACCTTTGTCCGCACCGGGGGATTCCCTTGTCCTATGGGTGGTTTGATGGTCAAAAGCTGACCTGCAAGTATCACGGATGGTCGTTTGAGCCGTGCAGTGGGCAGTGCGTGGAGATTCCGTCGCTGACCAGCCGCGACACACTGGACCCGAAGCGGATCTATGGAACGGCCTTTCCCTGCCAGGAGCGCGACGGGTATGCGTGGGTCTATGTGCCGGGGCCGGGAAAGGGACGGGTGACGAACGGGGATGCACTGCCGCCAGTCCCGGAGCTGCCGAAGTTCAGCGCGAAGTTCCGCAGCCAGCATCTGACGGCGGATCTGCCGTGCAATGTAGACCACGGCATTATCGGGCTGATGGACCCGGCGCATGGGCCGTTTGTGCACCAGTCCTGGTGGTGGCGCAAGCAGGCGAGCATCCACGAGAAGGAAAAGCACTTTGAGCCGATTGAGCAGGGTTTCCGGATGGCCTCCCATACGCCTTCGGCCAACAGCGCGCCTTACAAGCTGCTGGGGGTCTACGGGGAGGCCATCACGACGACGATTGATTTTGTGCTGCCGAACCGGCGGTATGAGACGATCCGCGCCGGAGATAAATGGTTTTCCAGTATCACAACTGTAACACCAACAGTTACGAATGCGTGCAGGATCGATGTATATGCGGCGTGGAACGTGTTTTATCACGTTCCATTTGTAACTGCCATTGCTACGTTTTTTGGACGACGATTTGTGGCCCAGGACCAGGTGACGATGGTGCAGCAGGCCGAGGGACTGAAGCATGATCCGGCGCTGATGCTGATTGATGACGCAGACCGTCCGGCGAAGTGGTATTTCGCGCTGAAACAGGCGCGTCTGGAGGCAGAAAAAACAGGTACGCCGATGAAGCACCCGATGGACGGCCCGGTGACGCTGCATTGGCGGAGCTAA
- a CDS encoding PIN domain-containing protein — protein sequence MGLILDSSVLIGAERKGQNARQALTAIFHQVGGVEVAVSVVTIMELAHGAARADSPARKANRQQFLEELLLALPVYPITTSIALRAGQIDGENAAKGVRLALSDLLIGVTALQLGYRVATSNVRHFGLVPGLDLVQL from the coding sequence ATGGGACTGATTCTGGATTCCAGTGTTTTGATTGGCGCTGAGCGTAAAGGCCAGAATGCGCGCCAGGCCCTGACTGCGATTTTCCATCAGGTAGGCGGGGTGGAGGTCGCTGTCTCTGTCGTTACGATCATGGAGCTGGCGCATGGAGCAGCCCGCGCCGATAGTCCGGCACGTAAGGCAAACCGGCAGCAATTTCTAGAGGAACTTTTACTGGCCTTGCCTGTCTATCCCATCACCACATCCATTGCGCTTCGCGCGGGACAAATTGACGGTGAGAATGCGGCCAAGGGAGTCCGGCTGGCGCTTTCAGACCTATTGATTGGAGTCACCGCGCTGCAACTTGGATATCGTGTGGCGACCTCGAATGTGAGGCATTTCGGCCTGGTGCCCGGTCTCGATCTTGTACAGCTTTAG